One genomic window of Caenorhabditis elegans chromosome I includes the following:
- the nas-30 gene encoding Zinc metalloproteinase nas-30 (Confirmed by transcript evidence) produces the protein MRISSLLFLTFLAGIVQAQDFLAMFKPFLGGGGGGGNPFANPQAIGGLFQQFAGGNGGGFGQLLAGAMAPKPAPAAAGPRSAPAPTNEDYNTDIDVPAPKAKARAAPTPRRAQADAPPVYRQPRTKAEKIERFRNIARTFSPFVYEVNTTPAPHFDNFIWQQNAPAVTPEPFTFAPFSFPTLATVAPPAPGPGGPTLEPFLPTTASPKLLAHNTARMIREIASFSDGGRSRDQDFGAVQTLMQAFFEAVSSGNNGGAGAAAGAGTALGDAPMLQAHRDGTELGANRALTNKLFESDMVLTVKQMKAIVLAAQEARNPHGRKKRKVITGSVYRWKSVIPFRFKGGDAKWKKLIREGLGLWEKETCVRWSENGPGKDYVIFFRGSGCYSSVGRTGGSQLISIGYGCEDKGIVAHEVGHSLGFWHEQSRPDRDDYIHLRKDWIIKGTDGNFEKRSWEEIEDMGVPYDVGSVMHYGSNAFTKDWDQITIETKDSRYQGTIGQRQKLSFIDVKQVNRLYCNSVCPVALPCMHGGYPDPNNCAVCKCPDGLGGKLCGRAAKGTDHDKCGGELTATAEWQEMVYKGKRTCNWKVKSPSGGRVRLVLTELRYQCAPACKAYIEIKHNTDFQQTGFRVCCFNKTYDVISDQSEALILSNANIVDYEVSYKLQWIQDNGKALPPPKPTSTWVPGKENRPFRGVENSGGTIEKFILQAIPKIRDSHRPLESITSIVAEYGLATLLGISHNGK, from the exons ATGAGGATCTCATCGCTCTTATTCCTGACTTTCTTGGCTGGAATTGTTCAG gccCAAGACTTCCTTGCAATGTTCAAGCCGTTCCTCGGAggtggcggtggtggcggTAATCCGTTTGCAAATCCACAGGCGATCGGC GGTCTCTTCCAACAATTCGCCGGTGGAAATGGTGGAGGATTCGGGCAGCTTCTTGCTGGAGCAATGGCACCG AAACCAGCACCAGCCGCAGCTGGACCCCGCTCAGCTCCAGCTCCAACCAACGAGGACTACAACACCGACATCGACGTTCCAGCTCCAAAGGCAAAAGCCCGTGCAGCTCCAACTCCACGAAGAGCACaag CCGATGCCCCGCCAGTATACCGCCAGCCTCGCAcaaaagccgaaaaaatcgaaagattCCGGAATATCGCTCGGACATTCTCGCCGTTCGTGTACGAGGTGAACACCACACCAGCTCCTCACTTTGACAACTTCATCTGGCAACAAAATGCACCAGCTGTCACACCGGAGCCATTCACATTTGCTCCATTCTCCTTCCCAACTCTTGCCACCGTCGCACCACCAGCTCCAGGACCCGGCGGCCCGACTCTTGAGCCATTTTTACCGACGACAGCTAGTCCGAAGCTGTTAGCTCATAACACTGCTAgg atGATCCGAGAAATCGCTTCATTTTCCGACGGAGGACGCTCCAGGGATCAGGATTTTGGCGCAGTTCAAACGCTCATGCAAGCCTTCTTCGAGGCAGTCTCCAGTGGAAATAATGGTGGAGCAGGAGCTGCCGCCGGAGCCGGAACAGCTTTAGGA gATGCTCCAATGCTTCAAGCCCATCGAGATGGTACCGAGTTGGGAGCCAATCGCGCGCTGACCAACAAGCTTTTCGAGTCGGATATGGTGTTGACGGTCAAGCAGATGAAGGC AATTGTGCTCGCCGCCCAAGAGGCCCGTAACCCTCACGGACGTAAAAAGCGAAAGGTGATTACGGGATCCGTGTACCGATGGAAGAGTGTGATTCCGTTCCGATTCAAAGGTGGCGACGCGAAATGGAAGAAGCTGATCCGTGAAGGCCTAGGCCTATGGGAGAAGGAGACGTGTGTGCGATGGAGCGAGAATGGCCCCGGCAAGGATTATGTGATCTTCTTCAGAGGATCTGG atgctaCTCATCAGTCGGAAGAACCGGAGGATCTCAACTTATTTCGATTGGGTATGGCTGTGAAGAT aaaggaATCGTTGCTCACGAAGTCGGTCACTCCCTAGGCTTTTGGCACGAGCAGTCCCGTCCGGATCGGGATGACTACATCCATTTAAGAAAAGACTGGATTATTAAGGGAACCGATGGAAACTTCGAGAAACGAAGTTGGGAAGAAATCGAGGATATGGGCGTTCCGTATGATGTCGGAAGTGTCATGCATTATGGGTCgaat gCTTTTACAAAGGACTGGGACCAAATTACTATTGAGACCAAAGATAGTAGATATCAGGGAACGATTGGTCAACGCCAGAAGCTTTCGTTTATCGATGTTAAGCAGGTTAACAGGCTTTATTGCAATT ctgtttgCCCGGTTGCCTTACCCTGCATGCATGGAGGATACCCCGACCCCAATAACTGTGCGGTTTGTAAATGTCCAGACGGGCTCGGAGGAAAGTTGTGTGGACGTGCCGCAAAGGGCACAGATCATG acaaatgcGGCGGTGAGCTAACAGCGACCGCCGAATGGCAGGAGATGGTCTACAAGGGGAAGCGGACGTGCAATTGGAAGGTGAAGTCGCCGAGCGGTGGGCGGGTTCGGTTGGTGCTCACCGAGCTCAGGTACCAGTGTGCACCGGCGTGTAAGGCCTACATCGAGATCAAGCATAATACCGACTTCCAGCAGACCGGATTCAGAGTTTG ctGCTTCAACAAAACATATGACGTCATCTCCGACCAATCTGAAGCCCTGATCCTCTCCAACGCGAACATCGTGGACTACGAGGTCTCCTACAAGCTGCAATGGATTCAAG ACAACGGAAAAGCTCTTCCACCACCGAAACCCACGTCGACCTGGGTGCCCGGAAAAGAGAATCGACCATTCCGCGGAGTGGAGAACTCGGGCGGCACCATCGAAAAGTTCATCCTGCAAGCGATCCCAAAGATCCGAGACTCGCATCGGCCACTGGAGAGTATTACTAGTATTGTTGCGGAATATGGTCTCGCAACGCTACTTGGTATATCGCATAATGGAAAGTAG
- the nas-30 gene encoding Zinc metalloproteinase nas-30 (Confirmed by transcript evidence) yields MRISSLLFLTFLAGIVQAQDFLAMFKPFLGGGGGGGNPFANPQAIGGLFQQFAGGNGGGFGQLLAGAMAPKPAPAAAGPRSAPAPTNEDYNTDIDVPAPKAKARAAPTPRRAQGDDDDNIDMSLTRLG; encoded by the exons ATGAGGATCTCATCGCTCTTATTCCTGACTTTCTTGGCTGGAATTGTTCAG gccCAAGACTTCCTTGCAATGTTCAAGCCGTTCCTCGGAggtggcggtggtggcggTAATCCGTTTGCAAATCCACAGGCGATCGGC GGTCTCTTCCAACAATTCGCCGGTGGAAATGGTGGAGGATTCGGGCAGCTTCTTGCTGGAGCAATGGCACCG AAACCAGCACCAGCCGCAGCTGGACCCCGCTCAGCTCCAGCTCCAACCAACGAGGACTACAACACCGACATCGACGTTCCAGCTCCAAAGGCAAAAGCCCGTGCAGCTCCAACTCCACGAAGAGCACaaggtgatgatgatgataataTTGATATGTCTCTGACACGTCTTGGCTAA
- the mig-1 gene encoding Frizzled-4 (Partially confirmed by transcript evidence): MGPFRGYLGVTWLLLLFVIGVDGQRCQKVDHEMCNDLPYNLTSFPNLVDEESWKDASESILTYKPLLSVVCSEQLKFFLCSVYFPMCNEKLANPIGPCRPLCLSVQEKCLPVLESFGFKWPDVIRCDKFPLENNREKMCMKGPNEQGAIQDERAKFAAKESEDDGNDRVEDIQREVDRLNGKCPQDEVFLNRSSKCVPLCSNPQKVGQTDRESATRLLLFLSLSSVILTILSVFIVGLSIYFRRLEMLHSLTETAMFFSCISFCATSVIYIVSISFKDQFQISCTDYTHHLLFVVGGLSHVPCSSVASLIYYTATCSRLWWLLICVSWNKATRTSHILDDSRTRVIMLILGIPLAPLMLALLAKAVAANPLTGLCFIGAASPGTDWIFNFCRELILFLISSIALSSACCRLLGSDEQDVNGFAGVIAAVYPIAGLFYMLSFVNDATQPFLSLDRSFNAVSATKFSFDLLLSFIMCAFCLIYLLFKLTRSSSKVSKEGYQPAVPKLPQPAIPGSVRSNTYASTFRTNNMI, translated from the exons ATGGGACCATTTCGTGGTTACCTCGGAGTAACCTGGCTCCTGTTGCTCTTTGTGATTGGTGTGGACGGGCAGAGGTGTCAAAAGGTGGATCATGAGATGTGCAACGATTTGCCGTATAACTTAACGAG CTTCCCAAATCTCGTCGACGAGGAATCATGGAAAGACGCCTCCGAATCCATCCTCACCTACAAGCCCCTGCTCTCCGTTGTCTGCTCCGAGCAGCTCAAATTCTTCCTGTGCTCCGTCTACTTCCCGATGTGCAACGAGAAA ctagcCAACCCAATTGGTCCATGCCGTCCATTGTGTCTTTCCGTCCAGGAAAAGTGTCTTCCAGTGCTGGAAAGTTTCGGTTTCAAGTGGCCCGATGTGATTCGTTGTGATAAGTTCCCGTTGGAGAACAATCGAGAGAAAATGTGCATGAAAGGGCCAAATGAGCAAGGAGCAATTCAAGATGAGAGGGCAAAGTTTGCAGCGAAAGAAAGT GAGGACGACGGTAATGATCGAGTAGAAGATATTCAACGGGAGGTCGACCGCCTCAACGGAAAATGCCCACAGGATGAGGTGTTCCTGAATCGATCCTCAAAGTGTGTGCCTTTGTGCTCGAACCCACAGAAGGTTGGGCAG ACTGACCGTGAATCCGCCACCCGACTCTTGTTGTTTCTCTCGCTGAGCTCTGTAATACTAACAATTCTATCAGTCTTCATAGTCGGCTTATC GATCTACTTTAGACGTCTCGAGATGCTCCACTCACTTACGGAAACTGCCATGTTCTTCTCGTGCATCTCGTTTTGTGCGACATCGGTTATTTATATTGTGAGCATTTCGTTTAAAGATCAG ttccaaATCTCGTGCACCGACTACACCCATCACCTGCTCTTCGTCGTCGGAGGGCTTTCCCATGTTCCATGTTCTTCAGTGGCCTCACTGATTTACTACACGGCAACTTGCTCACGTCTCTGGTGGCTCTTGATCTGTGTGTCGTGGAATAAGGCGACAAGGACATCGCATATATTG GACGACTCCAGAACCCGCGTGATCATGCTCATCCTGGGAATCCCGCTGGCTCCACTAATGCTCGCGCTACTCGCAAAAGCCGTCGCCGCCAATCCCCTCACCGGACTCTGCTTCATCGGAGCAGCAAGCCCGGGCACCGACTGGATCTTCAACTTCTGCCGGGAGCTCATTCTATTCCTCATCAGCTCCATTGCTCTTTCGTCTGCTTGCTGCCGGCTTCTGGGCTCTGATGAGCAGGATGTCAATGGGTTTGCCGGAGTCATTGCGGCAGTCTATCCGATTGCTGGACTATTCTACATGCTTTCATTTGTGAACGATGCCACCCAACCGTTTCTCTCACTTGACAGAAGTTTCAATGCGGTCTCGGCGACCAAGTTCTCGTTTGATCTACTTTTGAGCTTCATCATGTGCGCGTTTTGTCTTATTTACTTGCTGTTCAAGCTGACTAGATCCTC atcaaaagTTAGCAAAGAAGGATATCAACCGGCGGTGCCGAAACTCCCGCAACCGGCAATTCCCGGCAGTGTACGATCGAACACCTACGCGTCGACGTTTCGAACTAATAATATGATTTGA
- the mig-1 gene encoding Frizzled-4 (Partially confirmed by transcript evidence) produces MGPFRGYLGVTWLLLLFVIGVDGQRCQKVDHEMCNDLPYNLTSFPNLVDEESWKDASESILTYKPLLSVVCSEQLKFFLCSVYFPMCNEKLANPIGPCRPLCLSVQEKCLPVLESFGFKWPDVIRCDKFPLENNREKMCMKGPNEQGAIQDERAKFAAKESEDDGNDRVEDIQREVDRLNGKCPQDEVFLNRSSKCVPLCSNPQKVGQTDRESATRLLLFLSLSSVILTILSVFIVGLSRLEMLHSLTETAMFFSCISFCATSVIYIVSISFKDQFQISCTDYTHHLLFVVGGLSHVPCSSVASLIYYTATCSRLWWLLICVSWNKATRTSHILDDSRTRVIMLILGIPLAPLMLALLAKAVAANPLTGLCFIGAASPGTDWIFNFCRELILFLISSIALSSACCRLLGSDEQDVNGFAGVIAAVYPIAGLFYMLSFVNDATQPFLSLDRSFNAVSATKFSFDLLLSFIMCAFCLIYLLFKLTRSSSKVSKEGYQPAVPKLPQPAIPGSVRSNTYASTFRTNNMI; encoded by the exons ATGGGACCATTTCGTGGTTACCTCGGAGTAACCTGGCTCCTGTTGCTCTTTGTGATTGGTGTGGACGGGCAGAGGTGTCAAAAGGTGGATCATGAGATGTGCAACGATTTGCCGTATAACTTAACGAG CTTCCCAAATCTCGTCGACGAGGAATCATGGAAAGACGCCTCCGAATCCATCCTCACCTACAAGCCCCTGCTCTCCGTTGTCTGCTCCGAGCAGCTCAAATTCTTCCTGTGCTCCGTCTACTTCCCGATGTGCAACGAGAAA ctagcCAACCCAATTGGTCCATGCCGTCCATTGTGTCTTTCCGTCCAGGAAAAGTGTCTTCCAGTGCTGGAAAGTTTCGGTTTCAAGTGGCCCGATGTGATTCGTTGTGATAAGTTCCCGTTGGAGAACAATCGAGAGAAAATGTGCATGAAAGGGCCAAATGAGCAAGGAGCAATTCAAGATGAGAGGGCAAAGTTTGCAGCGAAAGAAAGT GAGGACGACGGTAATGATCGAGTAGAAGATATTCAACGGGAGGTCGACCGCCTCAACGGAAAATGCCCACAGGATGAGGTGTTCCTGAATCGATCCTCAAAGTGTGTGCCTTTGTGCTCGAACCCACAGAAGGTTGGGCAG ACTGACCGTGAATCCGCCACCCGACTCTTGTTGTTTCTCTCGCTGAGCTCTGTAATACTAACAATTCTATCAGTCTTCATAGTCGGCTTATC ACGTCTCGAGATGCTCCACTCACTTACGGAAACTGCCATGTTCTTCTCGTGCATCTCGTTTTGTGCGACATCGGTTATTTATATTGTGAGCATTTCGTTTAAAGATCAG ttccaaATCTCGTGCACCGACTACACCCATCACCTGCTCTTCGTCGTCGGAGGGCTTTCCCATGTTCCATGTTCTTCAGTGGCCTCACTGATTTACTACACGGCAACTTGCTCACGTCTCTGGTGGCTCTTGATCTGTGTGTCGTGGAATAAGGCGACAAGGACATCGCATATATTG GACGACTCCAGAACCCGCGTGATCATGCTCATCCTGGGAATCCCGCTGGCTCCACTAATGCTCGCGCTACTCGCAAAAGCCGTCGCCGCCAATCCCCTCACCGGACTCTGCTTCATCGGAGCAGCAAGCCCGGGCACCGACTGGATCTTCAACTTCTGCCGGGAGCTCATTCTATTCCTCATCAGCTCCATTGCTCTTTCGTCTGCTTGCTGCCGGCTTCTGGGCTCTGATGAGCAGGATGTCAATGGGTTTGCCGGAGTCATTGCGGCAGTCTATCCGATTGCTGGACTATTCTACATGCTTTCATTTGTGAACGATGCCACCCAACCGTTTCTCTCACTTGACAGAAGTTTCAATGCGGTCTCGGCGACCAAGTTCTCGTTTGATCTACTTTTGAGCTTCATCATGTGCGCGTTTTGTCTTATTTACTTGCTGTTCAAGCTGACTAGATCCTC atcaaaagTTAGCAAAGAAGGATATCAACCGGCGGTGCCGAAACTCCCGCAACCGGCAATTCCCGGCAGTGTACGATCGAACACCTACGCGTCGACGTTTCGAACTAATAATATGATTTGA